The following nucleotide sequence is from Halapricum desulfuricans.
ACTCCTCGGCGATCGCCAGTACCTGCTCTAAGTCGAAGCCGCGTCCCCCGTACTCTTCGGGAACGTCCTGGGCGACGAGTCCGGCCTCTATCCCCGCCTCGAGAACCTCCCAGGGGTACTCCCCGCGTCGGTAATACTCCTCGGCGTTCGGGGCGATGTGTTCCGCGGCGAATTCCCGCGCCTCCTGTTTGACCTCACGTGCGTGCTCCGGGACGATCCCGTCGTCGAGTAACGCCATGATCTATCGTGTTGTTTCGGGCCGATAAATACGCGATGGAACCGGAAGAAACGCCGGGGGAGTTTGCAGGACGGAGCCACGATCTTGCGAGGTGTCAGTTCTAGACTTCGATTTCCTGCATCAGGTCGACCAGTTCCTCAAGTTGCGGGAACGTGTAGACGGTGACGTCGATGTCGGAGTCGAGCGCGTGGATGTGTGAGTCGAACATCAGCGCCATCTCCGAGCCGCGGCCGCCGACGAGCCGGTCGACCATGCCGCTGCCCGGCCCGTAGGTGAACGTCGGCGTGCCCATGTCGATGGTCGTCTCGAGGACGTTCGCCCACCCGTCGATGAACCCCGAGGTCATGATATTGCCGATCTCTTCGATGGCCGACCGTTCCATGTCGGTGAATCCGTTCTGTTCGGGATCGGCCCCGCCCATGTCGCCGAGCATACCCTGAGCGAGGGTCTTGGCGTTGGTGTAATCGAGCAGAAAGAGGACGTGTCCGTGCGGCGGTTCCTGGAGTTCGATCGAGATGCCGATCAGCTTCTCGTCGCCGACGTGAGTCTTGATGTCGGGGATGTCGATGAAGTTGATCTTGGTGATCTCCATCTCGGTCTCCATCCCCGTCATCTGACTGAGGTGGTC
It contains:
- a CDS encoding chemotaxis protein CheC, coding for MSLMLDIRKLALFNKMAKEGGNTVADHLSQMTGMETEMEITKINFIDIPDIKTHVGDEKLIGISIELQEPPHGHVLFLLDYTNAKTLAQGMLGDMGGADPEQNGFTDMERSAIEEIGNIMTSGFIDGWANVLETTIDMGTPTFTYGPGSGMVDRLVGGRGSEMALMFDSHIHALDSDIDVTVYTFPQLEELVDLMQEIEV